In the Brevundimonas mediterranea genome, GCGCTGCCGGCGCTGCGCTCGGCGGCCAGCTGCAGATCGACCTTGCGATCTTCGGCCTGCTGGCTGAAGTCGGCCTGGGTCTGGATCAGGATCAGGATGAAGATCGGCAGCAGGGCCAGGGCCATGGCCACGCCGAGGCGAAAGCGGATGCCCTGGAACCGGGCGGTGTTCAATTTCCGACCGAGGCGCGGCTGCGCGTCCGCGTCCCCCGCTCTGGTCTCTTCCGCCACCGGGGATCAGGACCGGGCGCCGGCCAGCCTGTCGGCCTCGCCGAGAATCGACCGCATCGCGTCGCCCGCGGCCTTGCCGTCGCGGCCGTAGCCGCCTTTTTCCAGCGTGGCCGCCAGGGCGCGGCGCGCCCGGCTGACGCGGCTCTTCACCGTACCCACCGCGCAGCCGCAGATCTCGGCCGCCTCTTCGTAGGCGAAGCCGCCGGCGCCCACCAGGATCAGCGCTTCACGCTGCTCTTCAGGCAGGGTCTTCAGCGCCTGGCGCAGTTCGTCCAGGGCGACCGGCGCCTCGGGGTCGTCGACCGCCACCAGGGTCCGTTCGGCCGCTTCCTGATCCAGTTGGGACTGGCGCCAGGACCGGCGCTTCTCGGAATAGAATTGGTTGCGCAGGATCATGAAGGTCCAGGCCTTCATGTTGGTGCCCATCTGATAGCTGGCCCGCGCGTCCCACGCCTTCATCATGGCGTCCTGCGCCAGGTCGTCGGCGGCGGTCGGATCACCCGTCAGGGTCCGTGCGAAAGCGCGCAGATGAGGGATCAGCTGAACCAATTCCCGCTTGAAGCCGTCGTCGTCGGCCGAAGCGGGTTTCGGGGCGGCTCCCAGGCGAGACGTGCTCATGCGCCACCGCCCGACGCCTTGGCGTCGGCGCGCTTCAGAATTTCCAGGAATTCGTCAGGCACAGGCTCGTTGACCACCTCGTCGAACATGTGGCGCAGCTTGACGCCGATGGCCTGCTGGCGAAGTCGAGCTTCCTCAAGCCCCGCCTCCCCCGCATTTTCGACGTCGTTGCGCCGCGAGGAATCGGAAGAATTTATCATAGACAGAACACCGCCCACCCAACTGCAGTGCAGAAATGCGGACTGGATAACGTCGCCCCTGCCGCCGGGTTCCTCCCATTTTGGGAATAAATACTCAAGCTTGCGGCTTGGTGCGGAACCGTGGTGGATTTGATACGTTTCAACCCGCTGTAGCGCTGCGCCCTGGTCGGGCGAGACAGCGATTTTTGTCGGGGACTATCTAGCATGAGCCTTCTGGCCAGACTTGCGCCGCATCTGCCCTATGTCCGTCGGTATGCACGGGCGCTGACCGGAGACCAGGCGACGGGCGACAACTATGTGCGTGTCGCGCTCGAGGCCCTGGCGGCCGGCGAGCAACAGCTTTCGACGGACATGACGCCGCGCGTCGCCCTCTATCACGTCTTCCACGCCATCTGGTCCTCGACCGGGGCGCAGTTGGAAGACGTCAGCGGCGTCGATGGCCGCACCGACGCCTCGAGCCGTCTGCTGCGGATTGCGCCGCGCTCGCGTCAGGCCTTCCTGCTGACCGCGCTGGAGGGCTTCACGCCGTCGGAAGCGGCGCAGATCCTGTCGGCCGACGCCCGCGACGTCGAGCGGCTGATCGCCGAAGCCCAGTCCGACATTGACGCGGAACTGGCGACCGATGTTCTGGTGATCGAGGACGAGGCCATCATCTCGGCCGACATCCAGAGTCTGGTGAAGGAACTGGGGCACCGCGTCACCGGCGCGGCCACCACCCATGACGAAGCCATTGAGGCCGTGGCTCGCCACAAGCCGGGTCTGGTCCTGGCCGACATCCAGCTGGCCGACGGGTCTTCGGGCATCGATGCGGTCAAGGAAATCCTCAAGGACATGGACGTGCCGGTGATCTTCATCACCGCCTTCCCGGAGCGCCTGCTGACCGGCGAACGGCCGGAACCCACCTTCCTGATCACCAAGCCCTTCCAGCCGGAAACGGTGAAGGCGGCGATCAGCCAGGCCCTGTTCTTCCACCCTTCGCGTCACAAACAAGCGGCTTGACCGCCCTTTCGAACTGAACGCCGTCAGGGCCCCGGTCGCTTGCGCGCCGGGGCCTCTTTCTGTCCGCTACGCGGTCGGGGCGTTGACGTTCGGCGTCTCGCCTGTCGGGGTGGGCTGAGCCTCGCCCGCGGGGCCGGTGGGGGCGTCGGCGGCCGGCGGGGTCTGGGCGTCGCCCTGGAAGGCGCGGGCGTCCACCGCCTGGTCGCCGTCGTTGGCGTTGGTGGTCGACATGCCGCCCTGGCTGAAGGCCCAGATGGACAGCAGAAGCACCGCCGCCGCCCCGCCGGAGAGGATCAGCAGCCACAGGATGCGCACGCCGGACCGGCCCTGGCGGGTGGACTGGGCGTCGATCGGCCGGTTGGATCGATCCGCGTCCGTTATCTTCGTCTGGGGGTCTTGGTGGCTCATGCTCGGCCTCCCTTGTTCTGTTTTCTGGTCGCGCCTCAACGCCCTGCCGGTGGCGACGTTCCGATTGGCGCGCGGCTCCGGCGAACCTTGTTCGTGGGAAGACGAAAAATTGCACGCAACCTCTGGAACCACTCTCCCGGCCTGCCGTTATCGGCTTGCGGAGGCGGCGACGCCCCCCCCGACTTGAGATTGGCGAAAGCCAATCTGTCGCCTCCGCGCCTCATTCTCGATGATGCCACTTGAAGGCGGCCCGCAGGGGTCGCCTTTTTCTTTTCGCTCTCGACCGCCGGGGGCGGCAGGGTCAGGATGGCCTCAAAAGACAATCCTAGGAGATAGACGCATGGCTTTGAACGGCAAGACGAACCGCCAGTGGGTGCTGCGCCAGCGGCCCAAGGGTCTGATTCAACCGGGCGACCTGGAACTGGTCGAAAGCCCGATCCCGGATCTCAAGGAGACCGAGGTTCTGGTCCGCACCGTCTATCTGTCGCTGGATCCGACCAATCGCACCTGGATGAACGATTCCGAGGGTTATCTGCCGCCGGTGGGTCTGGGCGAGGTCATGCGCGGCCTGACCCTGGGCGTGGTCGAACACAGCCGCTCCGACCGGTTCAAGGTCGGGGACGTGGTCATGCCCGCCTCGGCCGGCTGGGCCGATTACGCCGTCGTGCCCGAGGGCGGGCTGCGTCCGGTCCACCGTGCGCCAGGCCTGCCGTTGACGGCCAATATGTCGGTCCTGGGCATGACCGGCCTGACAGCCTATTTCGGCGTCACCGACGTGCTGAAGGCCAAGGCCGGCGAGACGATCGTGATCTCGGCCGCCGCCGGCGCCGTGGGCTCCATCGCCGGCCAGATCGCTAAACAGCGCGGCTGCCGCGTCATCGGCATCGCCGGCGGACCCGAGAAATGCGCCTGGCTGACCGACGAACTCGGCTTCGACGCCGCCGTCGATTACAAGAACGAGGATGTCGGCGCGGCCCTGGATCGGCTGGCGCCGGACGGGATCGATCTGAACTTCGAGAATGTGGGCGGCGACATCATGATCGCTGTCTTCAACCGGCTGAAGGTGCACGGCCGGATGGCGGTGTGCGGCCTGGTGTCGTCCTACAACGCCACCAAGGCGCCGCCGTCGCCGAACTTCGCCCGCATCATCACCCACCGTCTGACCGTCCAGGGCTTCCTGGTGCTCGACTACGCCCCGCGCGCCCGCGAAATGGTCGCCGAGATGGGACCCTGGCTGGCCGAGGGCAAGGTGAAGTGGAAGGTCCACGTCGATGACGGGCTGGAAGGGGCGGTGGAATCGCTGAATCGCTTGTTCACCGGCGATCACGACGGCAAGCTGCTGGTTCGCGTCTCCGAAGAACCTGCCTGAGGATATCCATGAGCGACCCCCTGCTCGTCCATTACGAGGATCTGGAGACGGGACAGGTCGTGCCCCTGGGCGCCTGCGCGGTCGATCCGGCCGCGCTGGACGTCTTCGTCGAGCGGTTCTCGCCCGGCTGGGACGCCGCCTATGGCGCGCCGGACGCCATGGTCTACGCCCTGTGGAGCCGGCTGGCGGCCGAGAAGGCCGGCGGCTGGGCCCAGACCAAGGTCCTGGCCGTGGACGGTCTGCGCTATCTGCGCAATCCCCCGCCGGGCGAACTGCTGCGCGGGCGGATGACGGTGATGGGCAAGGATCCGGTCGGAGACGAGAAGGGCATCGTCATCGCCTCGCACGACCTGCTGGATGAAGGCGGTCGGCTGGTCTTCTCCTGCCTGACCCGCGCCGTCTTTTCGCGCCGCTGAAACGCAGAACGCCCCGCCGGCGAACCGGCGGGGCGTTCCATTTCGATCGGACGGCGGGTCTTAGTTGACCGTGCCGGGGGCCTGGCGAAGGAAGGCCAGGGCGATCAGGCGGTCCCAGCCCAGCAGCGACACCAGGTGGGCGTAGATCTGGCCCAGGGCGCCGTTGTCGCGCAGCTCGGCCAGCTTTTCGGCCGGCAGGGCGCGGAGCTTGTCTTCCGACACGGCGAAATACTCGGCCAGCTTCTGCGGCGCGCCCGGCGTGCCGTCCGGATTGCGCGGCGTGAAGACGGCTTCGCGTACGTCCAGCAGATCCAGGTCGGTGATCAGCTTGACGAAGGCCTCGGTGCGCTGACGCTCCTGCTCGAAGTTGTTGCAGAACTCCATCGCCATGGTGGTGTAGTCGCTGGCCTGGCCGTTGACGAACAGCGGGTTCTGGCCGCCCTCGGCGACGATCTCCGCGCCGCGGTCGATGCACAGGATCAGGCGCTGGTTCTGCTTGTCGTCGGCGAAGACGAACGGATAGCGGCGCACATAGGCCGGGATATAGGCGTCGGGACGGAACTCGCCGTCGGCCGCCACGAACAGGTTCTCGCCCTGGCGCAGGCCCATGACCACGACCGGCTGGCGGTTCTCGCCGGTGAAGATCACCGGATAGGACAGGGCGGCGGCGGCGAACTCGGTCACCGTCAGCGGCACGACATTGGTCTGGCCGACGAAGGCGTAGGGCTTGTCGGCCGGATTGACGCCCAGCGCGCCGTGCAGGCCCGGATCCAGCGGCTCGGGGTTCTTGTAGAAGAGGACATTGCCCTCGAGCGGCGAGTTGGTCGTGTCGGTCATGAGAAGCCAGGCGCTCTGGAATGGAAACGAGGCGGGCCTTCTAGCCCAAGCGCGTCCCAGCGGCAAACGGAGGCGACGCCCGGCGGCGTCTCATGTTGCGGCCAGGCCGCTCAGCCATTAGCTGTGGCGCATGACCTCCACCTGCGACCACGATCACGATCATGCGGGCCTGCACGGCGCAGCCCTGATCCGCGCGCTGGAGGGGGCGGAAGCGCGCATGACGGCGGCGGGCGAGCGGATGACGCCGCCGCGTCGACGGGTGCTGTCCCTTCTGCTCGAGACCGGCGAGCCGGTGAAGGCCTATGACCTGATCGCCCGCTTCGGCGAGGACGGCCAGGCCGCCAAGCCGCCGACCGTCTATCGCGCCCTGGAGTTTCTGGAACGCCAGGGCATGGCCCACCGCATCGCCTCCATCAGCGCCTATGTCGCCTGCGCCGGACATGAAGAAAACACCGCGCCCCATGCGGCGGCCTTCCTGATCTGCGACTGCTGCGGGGCGACGCGCGAGATCAACGGGCCGGACCAGGGCGCCATGGACGCCGCCGCCGCCGCCGCCGGCTACGCCATCGCCCGCACCACCATAGAGGCGCACGGACTCTGCGCCGCCTGTCGTCAGGCCGCATGATCATGGACGCTGCGCTGATGTCCCCGCCCCGTCGACTCAGCGTGCCGATCAACAACCATTGGGGCGCGGGCCGGATGTCCGTGATGGACTTCGGCGACCCGAAGCGCCCCGTGGACCTGATCTTCTCCCACGCCAACGGCTTCAACGCCGCCACCTACCGCAGCCTGCTGTCGCCCCTGTCGGCCAGTCTGCGGATCTGGGCTCCGGATCTGCGCGGTCACGGCGGGTCGGACCTGCCGGTGTTCGCCCGGCCCAAGTCCAGCTGGCTGGATCACCGCGACGACATCCTGGCCCTGATCGAGGCCATCGACGGGCCGCCGGTGGTCCTGGCCGGCCATTCGATGGGTGGAACCGCTTCGCTGCTGGCGGCGGCCGAACGGCCGGATCGGGTGTCGAGCCTGGTCCTGTTCGATCCGGTGATCTGGCGGCGCGCGGCGGTCTTCGCCTTCAACCTGCCCTTCGCCCACCGGCTGATGAAGGACATCCCCATCGCCAGGGCCACCCGCCGCCGGCGCCCGGTGTTCGACAGCCGCGAACAGGCCATGGCCGCCTATCGCGGACGCGGCGCCTTCAAGGGCTGGCCCGACCGGGTGCTGGCCGACTATCTGTCCGAGGGCCTGATCGAGACGTCGGACGGTCTGACGCTGACCGCCACCCCGGTCTGGGAGGCCGCCAACTACGCCGCCCAGGCGCATGATCCCTGGCGGGCCCTGCGCCGCTATCCGGGGCCGATCCATATTCTGAAGGCCGAGCACGGCGCCCTGACCCATGTGCCGGTCGCGCCGCGCGGCCTGCCGAACGTGACGGTCGAGGTGGTCGCCGGCGGCGGCCATCTGTTCCCCATGACCCATGCCGACGTCACCCGCGACGCCCTGTTCGAGGCGGCGGTCTGAGGGCGGACGATTAATCGGGGGACAGGCGCCGAGCCCCATGATAAGGGCGCCGCTGAGCATAACTCCCCGAGACGCCCCGCTTGTCCTTCTTTCACGCCGGTCCCGCGCCCAAAGGCGCCGGCCCCCGATCCGGGGGGTTGCGTGACGGTTTGATCCTGACGCCGGGAATGAAGGTCGGCCTGTTCGGCGGCTCCTTCAATCCGGCCCACGACGGTCACGCCCATGTGGCCGAGACGGCCATGCGCCGCCTGGGCCTGGACCGGGTCGTCTGGCTGGTCTCGCCGCAGAACCCGCTGAAGGACGCCCGCCACAGCGCGCCCCTCTCCGAACGCATGGCTTCGGCGCGTGAACACGCCCGCGGCCCGTCGATGATCATTTCGGATTTCGAGACCCGCACCGGCGTGGCCTGGACCGTCGACACCCTGCGCCTGCTGGTCGCGCGGCATCCCGGCGTGCATTTCGTCTGGCTGATGGGGTCGGACAATCTGGCCAGCTTCCATCGCTGGCGCGGCTGGACCGACATCATGCGGCTGATGCCGGTGGCGGTGATCGCCCGGCCGGGCTCCCTGCTGGACAGCCGCACCGCCCCGGCGGCCGCGCGGTTCGCGACCTTCCGCGTTCCGGCCGAGCAGGCGGGTCTGTTGCCGACCCTGTCGGCGCCCGCCTGGACCTATCTGACGGCGCCGCTGAACCCCCTGTCCTCGACCGCGATCCGGACCGGGACCGGACGACGCGCGGCCTCGTGATCGGGGCGCCGGTTCACGGACCGGCCTATCCGTGCTAGAGGGCTTCTTTAGTCAATGCTCCTGGAGCCCTCCGCTGACCCCCTCGCCCGCGTATGATACGCAAGACGCCGCCGTTTCGAACACGGCGCACGAGATGGATGCCATAGAACCTCTGCATTCCGAAGACGGCTTTGAATCCGACGGCGCGCCCAGCGCCTTCGGCGATTCCGCACCGCGCCCGATCGGCTCGACCCCGCTTGAAGAAGCCATTCTGAGCCGCCTCGACGAGGACAAGGCCCAGGAGATGGTTCTGATCGATCTCAAGGGCAAAAGCGCCATGGCCGACACCATGATCGTGGCGTCGGGCCGGTCGCACCGCCATGTCGGCGCCATCGCCGACCACCTGCTGCGCACGCTGAAGGAACAGGGCCTGGGCAAGGCCAAGGTCGAGGGCCTGCCGCATTGCGACTGGGTCCTGATCGACGCCGGCGACGTGATCGTCCACCTGTTCCGCCCGGAAGTGCGCACCTTCTACAATATCGAGAAGATCTGGGCCGTCGATTCCGCCCACCGCATGGTCCGCGACTGAGACCATGAGGCTGGGGATCGTCGCCATCGGCCGACCGGGCCGAGGGCCAGAGGCGACCCTCGCCGACGACTACGCCAAGCGCGCCACCCTGTCCGGACGCGCGCTTGGCCTCGGCCCCCTTGAACTGATCGACCTGGAAGCCAAGAAGCCGGGCAAGGGGCCGGAGGCCGAACTGATCCTCGCGGCCGCGGAAGGGTCTCATCTGATCGCCTGCGACGAGCGTGGAAAGACCTATTCCTCGCGCGCCTTCGCCGACCATGTCGCCAAACTGCGCGATCAGGGCGAACGCCGCCTGGTCTTCGCCATCGGCGGGGCGGACGGGCTGGACGACAGCGTGCGCGCGGCCGCTTCCTCGACCCTGGCCTTCGGTCCCCAGACCTGGCCCCACGCCCTGGCCCGCGCCATGCTGGCCGAACAACTCTATCGGGCCGTGACCATCCTGGCCGGATCACCCTATCATCGCGACTGACATGGGTCGCGCCGCCACACTCTCTCTTGCCCTGCTGACGGGCTTCGTGCTCGCCGCGCCCGCCGTGGGCCGGCAGGCGCCTGAAAGCGAGCTGGCCCGCACCCAGGCCGAATACCGCGACGAGGCCGTGCGGGCGCGCCGCCTGCGCGCCGACGCCGATGCGGCCAAGTCCGAACTGGCCCAGCTGGAGCGACGCCTGGCGGCCTTGCGCGCCGACGAACGGACCGACGACCGCCAGATCGACGACCAACGCGCCCGCCTGCGCCAGCTCAGCGAACGCGAGGCCGAACTGGTCACGAACCTGGCCCGGGAGCGCGGGGCTCAGGGCCGGCTGCTCAGCGCCCTGCAGATGATGAGCCGCCGCCCCCCGCCGCCCCTGCTGATTCCGGCGGACAAGGCGGTGGATACGGTGCGCGCCTCCATCCTGCTTCGGGCCATGACGCCCGACCTGGAAAGGCGCGCCCAGGCCCTGGCCGCGCGTCAGGCCGAGATCATGCGCATCCGCCGCCTGGCGGTCCTGTCTTCCGAACGGCTGCTGACCACGGAAAGCGCCCAGGGCGACCGCCGCGCCGAGATCGAGGGGCTGACGGCGCGCAAGACCGCCCTGACCGCCGTCCTGAACGCCGAGGCCCGCACCGCCGAACGCGCGGCCCGCGTGCTGGAGAGCCGTATCCGCGAACTGGGCGGCGACGTCCCCGCGGCCGAGACGGCCGAGGCGGCGCCCACGCGCCTGCCCGCCGGCCGCACCCGCCTCAGTTCGCCCGTCCAGGGCGCGCCCAGCCAGACCTGGGGGGCAGGGACCTCGGGGTGGCGCTGGCGGGCCGACCGCGCGGCCGTGACCGCCCCCGCCGACGCCAAGGTCGCCTACGCCGGCCCCCTGACCGGCTGGGGCCAGGTGGTGATTCTGGATCTCGGCCCCGGCTGGCGGGCGGTCATCGCCGGGCTGGAAAGCGTGGACGTGGCGCACGACGCCCGCGTCTCGGACGGCCAGACCCTGGGACGCAGCGGCCCCGACGGCGACGTCTATTTCGAACTGCGGCGCGAGGAACGGCCCATCGATCCCGGTCCCTGGCTGAAATAGGCTCCGACAGGCGTCATTTGCGGCCTCTTGCCTCTGACGGCGAGTTGGGAGGCGGCGAAATGGCCGAGATGCGATAAGGCCTTGCTTTCCAACCTGACGCTGATTTTATCGGCGTGACGCTGCGCCGCCACGATTTCGTCGTGTCTGCGGGGCCTTACCCTTGCAACGGGCGCCTTTCATGATCGGCCCGACCGAAAGAGACCGAATGCGTAAACTGCTCCTCGTCGGCTGCGCCGCCCTGGTTCTCGGCGGCTCGGCCGCCGTCGCCACCAGCCAGACGCCCCGCAACGAAACCTTCCGGATGCTGGAGCTGTTCGGCGACGTGGTCGGCATCGTCGAGCAGGCCTATGTCGTCCCGGTCGACAACAAGAAGCTGATCGAAGCCGCCCTGGCCGGCATGATGACGGCGCTGGACCCCCATTCCAACTATCTGCCGCCGTCCAACTATGACGAACTGCGCGAACGGACCGAGGGGCAGTATTCGGGCGTCGGCCTGACCATCACCTCCGAGGGCGGGCTGGTGAAGGTCATCTCACCGATGGACGAAAGCCCCGCCGCCAAGGCCGGGGTTCAGGCTGGCGACGTCATCTCATCCATCGAGGGGCAGAACGCTTCCGGCCTGACCGTCAGCCAGGTGTCCGAGAAACTGCGCGGATCCGTCGGCACCAGCGTGCGCGTCACCTTCCTGCGCGACGGCGAGGACCCGCTCGAGGTCGTCCTGACCCGCGAGATCATCAAAGTTCAGTCGGTCACGGGCCGGGTCGAAGGCGATTTCGGCTATCTGCGCGTCTCGACCTTCAACGAGAACACCGGCCGCGAACTGACCGAGGCCATCGCCAAGATCAAGGCCGAGAAGCCCGGCGTGAAGGGCTATGTCCTGGACCTGCGCAACAACGGCGGCGGCCTGCTGAACGCCGCCATCGACGTGTCGGACGCCTTCCTGGAGCGCGGCGAGATCGTCAGCCAGCGCGGCCGCAAGCCCGAGCAGATCCAGCGCTATTCCGCCAAGCCCGGCGATTTGACCGGCGGCCTGCCGGTGGTGGTCCTGGTCAACTACGGCTCGGCCTCGGCCTCGGAAATCGTCGCCGGCGCCCTGAAGGACCATGAGCGGGCGACCATTGTCGGCCTGACCAGCTTCGGCAAGGGCTCGGTCCAGACGGTGATCCCGCTGCGCCAGGGCCAGGACGGCGCCCTGTCGATCACCACGGCGCGCTACTACACGCCGTCCGGCGCCTCGATCCAGAAGATCGGCATCGAGCCGGATCTGGAGGTCGCCCGGTCCGAGGCCGAGGCCCGCATCGTCTCGCGCTCCAGCTTCATCTATTCCGAAGCCGCCTACGCCACCGCCCTGGACTCCTCCATCGGCGCGGAACGCAAGGGGCCGCACACGCCGCGCGAGGCCCCGGGCAAGGACTTCGACAAGGAGAAGGACTACCAGCTGCAACGCGCCCTGGACGTGCTGCGCGCCGGCGGCGACCTGTCCAAACTATCCGCCCCGCCCGAGACCATCGTCGTGACGGAGCCGGGCTCCGAACCCAAGAAAGACGAGACTCCGGCCGAGACGCCCGAGGAGCCGTAACCCGGCACACCGGTTGCACTCTTTTCCCCAACGGTCGCGTGAGCGACTTTTGGGGAAAGGAGATTGTCTTGTCGATTTCGTCGGTTAGCGGCTTCTTAGGCGGTGTGGGCTCGGTTAGCCAAAGCGTGTCCGCTGGGCAAAATAAGCCCACTTCTGTCCTTCAGAACGATCTTGACCAGATTCGTGAGAAGGGGCTCAGCGCCTGGGCGCATGAGCAGCAGATGGAGAAGCTCAAGGCGCGGCTCCGCGAGCAGGTCCTGTCGGACAAGAATATGAGCGAGCGCGACGTCGCCGCCCTGCCGAAGGAAGCCCGCGCCACGATCGAGGACGAGATCGCCAAGCTGGTCGCACAGAAGCTGCAGGAGGCGCTGGAGGCCAAAGTCAAGGACGCGGCCGCCCAGGGCAAGACGCAGGCCGTGCTGCTGAACATCTCCGTCTGAACCGGGAAGGGGCCTCCGCCGTGCGCATGGCGAGAGAATCTGTGGCGTTGGGATTCGACATTCCCCTTGTTTTCCTTCATAAGCCGCCGCTTCCGACGCAAGTGAACCTCGCGTCTCCACCGGGACGACCCCATCTTTGATGGACGAGCCCGGCGAGAACCCTCTGCCGACGTGATCGTCGCCAGAGGCCGTTGTCGTATGGAGCCGCTTCACCCGTCGCCACGAGGTAGTGAATGTTCGAGGCTCTGAACGAGCGGCTGACAGGCGTCTTCGACCGGATCACCGGCCGCGGCGCCCTGTCCGAAAAGGATGTCGCCGAGGCGATGCGCGAAGTGCGCGTGGCCCTGCTCGAGGCCGACGTCGCCCTGCCGGTCGTCAAGGAATTCATCGCCTTCGCCACCGAGCGCGCCACGGGCGAAGAGGTCATCCGTTCGGTCAAGCCGGCCGACCAGGTGGTCAAGATCGTCTATGACGGCCTGATCGAGATGCTGGGCGGCGAAGAGCCGGTCCCGCTCAACACCAACGCCACTCCGCCGGCCGTGGTGCTGATGGCCGGCCTTCAGGGCTCGGGCAAGACCACGACCTCGGCCAAGCTGGCGCTGCGCCTGACCAAGTTCGATCGCAAGAAGGTCATGATGGCCTCGCTGGACACGCGGCGTCCGGCCGCGATGGAACAGCTGGCCCAGCTGGGCAAACAGATCGACGTCGCCGTCCTGCCCATCGTGGCGGGCGAAAGCGCCGTCCAGATCACGCGCCGGGCGCTGCAATCCGCCAAGCTCCAGGGCTTCGACGTCCTGATCCTCGACACCGCCGGCCGCATCACCCTGGACGAGGGGCTGATGAACGAGGTGGCCGAGGTCGCCGAGATCGCCAAGCCGGTCGAGACCCTGCTGGTCGCCGACAGCCTGACCGGTCAGGACGCCGTCCGGACCGCCGCCGCCTTCCACGCCCGCCTGCCCCTGACGGGCCTGGTCCTGACCCGCGCCGATGGCGACGGTCGCGGCGGCGCCATGCTGTCGATGCGGGCCGTCACCGGCCTGCCGATCAAATACCTGGGCGCCGGCGAAAAGGTCGATGCGCTGGACGTGTTCGACGCCCGCCGCGTCGCCGGCCGCATCCTGGGCCAGGGCGATATCGTCGCCCTGGTCGAAAAGGCGTCGCAGGACCTGGACCAGGCCAAGGCCGAGAAGATGGCCCGCAAGCTGGCCAAGGGCCAGTTCGACCTGGACGACCTGGCCGGCCAGCTTCAGCAGATGAAGCGGATGGGCGGGCTTCAGGGCATCATGGGCATGCTGCCCGGCGTGGCCAAGATGAAGGGTCAGATGGCCGACAGCGGCGTCGACGACCGCATGATCCTGCGCCAGGAAGCCATCATCTCCTCGATGACCAAGGTCGAGCGCAAGAAGCCCGACCTGCTGAACGCCAGCCGCAAGAAGCGGATCGCCGCCGGCGCCGGCGTCGATGTCCAGGACGTGAACCGGGTTCTGAAACAGCACCGCCAGATGGCCGACGTGGTCAAGCAGATGGCGCGCGGCGGACCCAAGAAGATGCAGCAGATGGCCGCCATGCTGGGCGGCCTCGGCGGCGGCGGCGGCATCCCCGGCATGCCGGGCATGGGCGGCGGCCCCGATCTGAACCGATTGAAGGCCCTGGGCGGCGGCAAGACGCCGGAACCCAGCGCCGACGACCTGAAAGCCATCCAGGACCGCCTCGCGGGACTTGGAAACCCCCTCGGGGGCGGCGGACAACTTCCGGGAGGCCTTCCGGGCCTGCCGGGCTTCCCTCCCAAGAAATAACGACTTCCTAGAAAGAGACTGAAAATGCTGAAGATTCGTCTGGCCCGCGGCGGCGCCAAGAAGCGCCCCTACTACCACATCGTCATCGCCGACTCGCACTCGCCCCGCGACGGCAAGTTCATCGAGAAGGTCGGCAGCTACAACCCGATGCTGCCCAAGGACGGCGCCACTCCGCGCGTCGCCCTGAAGGTCGAGCGTATCGCCGAATGGCTCGGCAAGGGCGCCCAGCCGACCGACCGCGTCGCCCGCTTCCTGTCGCAGGACGAGACCCTGGGCGCCAAGGTGAAGTGGACCCAGTCCAACAACCCGAACAAGGCCCAGCCCGGCAAGAAGGCGCAAGAGCGCGCCGCGGAACGCGCCCAGCGCGAAGCCGACCGCCTGGAAGCCGAAGCCGCCGCCAAGGTCGAGGCCGCTGAAGCCGCCGCCCGCGCCAAGGAAGAAGCCGCCGCCGCCGCGGCTGCTCCGGCTGTCGAAGAAGCCCCGGCTGAAGAAGCGCCCGCCGCTGAAGCCGCCGCCGAAGAAGCTCCGGCTGCTGAAGAAGCAACCGAAGAAAAGAC is a window encoding:
- a CDS encoding acyl dehydratase gives rise to the protein MSDPLLVHYEDLETGQVVPLGACAVDPAALDVFVERFSPGWDAAYGAPDAMVYALWSRLAAEKAGGWAQTKVLAVDGLRYLRNPPPGELLRGRMTVMGKDPVGDEKGIVIASHDLLDEGGRLVFSCLTRAVFSRR
- a CDS encoding response regulator, with product MSLLARLAPHLPYVRRYARALTGDQATGDNYVRVALEALAAGEQQLSTDMTPRVALYHVFHAIWSSTGAQLEDVSGVDGRTDASSRLLRIAPRSRQAFLLTALEGFTPSEAAQILSADARDVERLIAEAQSDIDAELATDVLVIEDEAIISADIQSLVKELGHRVTGAATTHDEAIEAVARHKPGLVLADIQLADGSSGIDAVKEILKDMDVPVIFITAFPERLLTGERPEPTFLITKPFQPETVKAAISQALFFHPSRHKQAA
- a CDS encoding sigma-70 family RNA polymerase sigma factor, which encodes MSTSRLGAAPKPASADDDGFKRELVQLIPHLRAFARTLTGDPTAADDLAQDAMMKAWDARASYQMGTNMKAWTFMILRNQFYSEKRRSWRQSQLDQEAAERTLVAVDDPEAPVALDELRQALKTLPEEQREALILVGAGGFAYEEAAEICGCAVGTVKSRVSRARRALAATLEKGGYGRDGKAAGDAMRSILGEADRLAGARS
- a CDS encoding NepR family anti-sigma factor translates to MINSSDSSRRNDVENAGEAGLEEARLRQQAIGVKLRHMFDEVVNEPVPDEFLEILKRADAKASGGGA
- a CDS encoding SapC family protein; its protein translation is MTDTTNSPLEGNVLFYKNPEPLDPGLHGALGVNPADKPYAFVGQTNVVPLTVTEFAAAALSYPVIFTGENRQPVVVMGLRQGENLFVAADGEFRPDAYIPAYVRRYPFVFADDKQNQRLILCIDRGAEIVAEGGQNPLFVNGQASDYTTMAMEFCNNFEQERQRTEAFVKLITDLDLLDVREAVFTPRNPDGTPGAPQKLAEYFAVSEDKLRALPAEKLAELRDNGALGQIYAHLVSLLGWDRLIALAFLRQAPGTVN
- a CDS encoding Fur family transcriptional regulator produces the protein MTSTCDHDHDHAGLHGAALIRALEGAEARMTAAGERMTPPRRRVLSLLLETGEPVKAYDLIARFGEDGQAAKPPTVYRALEFLERQGMAHRIASISAYVACAGHEENTAPHAAAFLICDCCGATREINGPDQGAMDAAAAAAGYAIARTTIEAHGLCAACRQAA
- a CDS encoding alpha/beta fold hydrolase; protein product: MSPPRRLSVPINNHWGAGRMSVMDFGDPKRPVDLIFSHANGFNAATYRSLLSPLSASLRIWAPDLRGHGGSDLPVFARPKSSWLDHRDDILALIEAIDGPPVVLAGHSMGGTASLLAAAERPDRVSSLVLFDPVIWRRAAVFAFNLPFAHRLMKDIPIARATRRRRPVFDSREQAMAAYRGRGAFKGWPDRVLADYLSEGLIETSDGLTLTATPVWEAANYAAQAHDPWRALRRYPGPIHILKAEHGALTHVPVAPRGLPNVTVEVVAGGGHLFPMTHADVTRDALFEAAV
- a CDS encoding NADP-dependent oxidoreductase → MALNGKTNRQWVLRQRPKGLIQPGDLELVESPIPDLKETEVLVRTVYLSLDPTNRTWMNDSEGYLPPVGLGEVMRGLTLGVVEHSRSDRFKVGDVVMPASAGWADYAVVPEGGLRPVHRAPGLPLTANMSVLGMTGLTAYFGVTDVLKAKAGETIVISAAAGAVGSIAGQIAKQRGCRVIGIAGGPEKCAWLTDELGFDAAVDYKNEDVGAALDRLAPDGIDLNFENVGGDIMIAVFNRLKVHGRMAVCGLVSSYNATKAPPSPNFARIITHRLTVQGFLVLDYAPRAREMVAEMGPWLAEGKVKWKVHVDDGLEGAVESLNRLFTGDHDGKLLVRVSEEPA